The proteins below are encoded in one region of Oncorhynchus nerka isolate Pitt River linkage group LG15, Oner_Uvic_2.0, whole genome shotgun sequence:
- the LOC115143758 gene encoding oxytocin receptor-like, which translates to MSLFTSNNSNISLETELAEDVPRDERLARVEIALLSIIFFIAAMFNFVLLLVLWKRRKQLSRMRVFVFHLCLADLVVTFFQVCPQLMWDVTDRFIGPDIICRLVKYMQVVGMFASTYMIVVMTIDRYQAICNPMVTFQRRRASWNVPVCVAWSVSLFGSLPQLFIFSRVQIAPGVYDCWADFIKPWGLKAYVTWTTLVIFVLPILTVIVCQVRICRAVQINFHMKTHQASEIVTKPLHSRTSSVAGVSKARIKTVKMTVVIVLVYIICWTPFFTVQLWSVWDVQAPTETATFSVLMLLASLNSCANPCIYLLFSGKLPKRLMAVCVSQSDIKDSIQEEATVVSSLYISFKSLSESR; encoded by the exons ATGTCTTTATTTACTtcaaataatagtaatataaGTTTGGAAACGGAGTTGGCAGAAGATGTGCCTCGTGATGAGCGCTTGGCTCGAGTTGAAATAGCCCTTTTGAGCATCATATTTTTCATTGCCGCAATGTTCAACTTTGTACTCCTATTGGTGCTGTGGAAGCGGAGGAAGCAGCTGTCGAGGATGCGCGTCTTTGTTTTTCACCTTTGCCTGGCAGACCTGGTGGTCACCTTTTTCCAAGTTTGTCCGCAGCTTATGTGGGATGTAACGGACAGATTCATTGGTCCTGACATAATTTGCCGCCTGGTGAAATACATGCAGGTCGTTGGCATGTTTGCCTCCACTTACATGATTGTAGTGATGACCATTGATCGCTACCAAGCCATCTGTAACCCCATGGTGACTTTCCAAAGGCGCAGAGCGAGCTGGAACGTGCCTGTGTGCGTTGCATGGTCCGTGTCCCTCTTCGGCAGTCTCCCTCAACTGTTCATCTTCTCCCGAGTTCAAATTGCGCCAGGTGTCTATGACTGCTGGGCTGACTTCATCAAACCTTGGGGACTAAAAGCTTACGTGACCTGGACCACTCTGGTGATATTTGTGTTGCCAATCTTAACTGTTATCGTTTGCCAGGTGCGTATTTGCCGAGCTGTTCAAATCAACTTTCACATGAAAACACATCAAGCATCGGAAATTGTCACCAAACCTCTGCACTCCAGGACCAGTAGTGTTGCTGGAGTGTCCAAAGCCAGGATTAAGACCGTGAAGATGACTGTGGTTATTGTTCTTGTCTACATTATCTGTTGGACTCCTTTCTTCACTGTCCAGCTGTGGTCTGTCTGGGATGTCCAAGCACCCACTGAGA CTGCAACTTTCTCTGTCCTGATGCTTCTGGCAAGTCTGAACAGCTGTGCAAACCCCTGCATCTACCTGCTCTTCAGCGGGAAGCTCCCCAAGAGACTCATGGCGGTGTGTGTTAGCCAGTCGGACATTAAGGACTCCATACAAGAAGAAGCCACTGTGGTCAGCTCCTTGTACATCAGTTTTAAGAGCCTTTCCGAATCCAGATGA
- the trnt1 gene encoding CCA tRNA nucleotidyltransferase 1, mitochondrial isoform X2 yields MKSMFQNAGIRMINNKGEKHGTITARLHNENFEVTTLRVDVETDGRHAEVEFTTDWQKDAERRDLTINSMFLGLDGTLYDYFQGYEDLKNRKVQFVGCAEQRIQEDYLRILRYFRFYGRVSVKPAEHDPATLEAIRENARGLAAISGERIWVELKKMVVGNHAAHLLKVMYELGLAQYIGLPAEGDVEEMKRIWQHVKDHSPKPVTVLSALFRCSQDVEKMDLRLKVSREEKNLGLFLVKHRQDLHKSQDDPDSLKPYSDFIIDSREVDAQSKVCELLKYQGEDKLLAEMSRWSIPRFPVSGHDLRKMGITSGKEIGTTLQNLRDVWKRSRYQMDKDELLCHVNKT; encoded by the exons ATGAAGAGCATGTTCCAGAATGCAGGGATCAGGATGATCAACAATAAAGGGGAGAAGCATGGGACCATCACTGCTCGA CTTCACAATGAAAACTTTGAAGTGACCACACTGCGTGTAGATGTTGAGACGGATGGACGTCATGCAGAGGTAGAGTTCACAACAGACTGGCAAAAAGACGCAGAGCGTAGAGACCTCACCATCAACTCCATGTTTTTAG GGTTAGATGGGACCCTATATGATTACTTCCAAGGATATGAGGACCTGAAGAACCGAAAGGTTCAGTTTGTTGGATGTGCTGAGCAAAGGATTCAGGAGGACTACTTGAGAATACTACGATACTTCAG GTTTTATGGCCGGGTGTCAGTAAAGCCAGCGGAACATGACCCTGCCACCTTGGAGGCCATCAGGGAAAACGCCCGTGGCCTGGCAGCCATATCGGGGGAGCGCATCTGGGTTGAGCTGAAGAAGATGGTGGTGGGTAACCATGCTGCCCACCTACTAAAGGTCATGTATGAGCTGGGCCTGGCTCAGTACATAG GTTTACCTGCAGAGGGCGATGTGGAGGAGATGAAGCGGATCTGGCAGCATGTGAAGGACCATTCTCCCAAGCCCGTGACTGTTCTGTCGGCCCTGTTCCGCTGCTCCCAGGATGTGGAGAAGATGGACCTGAGGCTGAAGGTCTCCAGGGAGGAGAAGAACCTGGGTCTGTTCCTGGTCAAACACAGACAGGACCTCCATAAGTCCCAGGATGATCCAGACAGCCTGAAGCCCTACTCTGACTTTATCATCGAT AGTCGGGAGGTGGATGCTCAGAGTAAAGTATGTGAACTGCTCAAGTACCAGGGAGAGGACAAGTTACTGGCAGAGATGAGCAGATGGTCCATTCCTCGCTTCCCCGTGAGTGGGCATGACTTGAGGAAGATGGGCATCACCTCTGGCAAGGAGATCGGTACTACCCTACAGAACCTACGAGACGTGTGGAAAAGGAGCCGTTACCAGATGGACAAAGACGAGCTGCTTTGTCATGTTAACAAGACATAA